A window of the Lactuca sativa cultivar Salinas chromosome 7, Lsat_Salinas_v11, whole genome shotgun sequence genome harbors these coding sequences:
- the LOC111914684 gene encoding uncharacterized protein LOC111914684, with translation MVEDYANLMIKRFQMSMNKELSFFLGLQVKQTNKGIFIYQEKYISELLKKYSMDTCSSAKVPMGFGHKIFADLSGVSVDEKKYRGLIGCLLYLTANISKVQRISEFGFLQMKVSFCKPTRIQTMVVFNSIGKLHQEDVGGRLVSWSSKKENYIALSTAEAAYIVAASCTSQVLWMKSQLLDYGY, from the exons ATGGTTGAAGATTATGCTAACTTAATGATCAAacgattccaaatgagcatgaacaaAGAATTAAGCTTCTTTCTAGGCCTTCAAGTTAAACAAACTAACAAAGGCATTTTCATTTACCAAGAGAAGTATATTTCTGAGCTTCTcaagaaatactctatggacacGTGTTCCTCAGCCAAGGTACCCATGGGCTTCGGTCACAAAATCTTTGCCGACCTTTCGGGTGTTTCTGTAGATGAAAAGAAGTATCGTGGACTAATTGGATGCTTACTTTATCTCACTGCAA ATATCTCAAAGGTACAAAGAATCTCGGAATTTGGTTTCCTGCAAATGAAAGTTTCCTTCTGCAAGCCTACTCGgattcaaactatggtggtcttcaacTCGATAGGAAAATTACATCAGGAGGATGTAGGTGGTCGTTTAGTCAGCTGGTCATCCAAGAAAGAGAACTACATTGCTCTCTCTACAGCTGAAGCCGCATACATTGTTGCTGCCAGCTGTACTtctcaagttctttggatgaaatctcaactcttggattatggttacTGA